Within the Gordonia westfalica genome, the region CGCGAAGGTCTCGGCGAAGTCCTCGGCCGGGTGCATCGTGGCGTAGGAGGAGACGTAGTTCTTCCGCCATCCTTCGGGGGCACCCTCGTTATAGTGACGATCCAGCGCCGCCTGGTAGTCGTCGTCGGGGTTGCCGAACAGCTCCTCGAAACCCTCCCGACGAGCGTCGGTGATCAGCACGAGTTGGTAGTAGTGACCGATCTCATGCCGGAAGTGTCCGAGGACCGTGCGATACGGCTCGTCGAGTTCGACGCGCATCTGTTCGCGGTGGACGTCGTCGCCTTCGGCGAGGTCCAGCGTGATGACGCCGTTGGCGTGACCGGTGATGACATTCTGCTGAGCGCTGGAGAGCAGGTCGAAGGCGAGTCCTGTCTCCGGGTTGTCGTCGCGGTTCTCGATCGGCAGCCCGAGCTCGACGAGTTCGAGCACGAGACGCCGCTTGGCGGTCTCGGCCTGGCCGAACGCGACCAACGCATCGGGGTCGTCGTCGCCCGGACGTGTGCGTGTCAATCGGCACGACCGGCACAGCTCCGGGTTGCCGGCCCACTTCACCAGCCAGTTGCATTGCGCGACCTTGGTGTTGGCGCACCGCTCGAGCAGGACGCCGTCGACCTCGGCACGACCCTTGTCGTCGAGGACGTGGATGGAGCGCGACTCGATCCAGAAGCCGAGTGCACTCTTGCAGTTCAGGCAGAGACTGTTTTCGAAGGAGAGACGCTGGCCGCAGTTCAAGCAGATGAAGTCTCGCATTTCGATCACGCTACCCGTGCTCGGTAACCTGGGTGCTGTGCACGTACTGCGAACAATCCTGCGTCCTGGGTGGATCGCCCTCGGCGTCGTGGTCGCGGCGTTCGCAGTGGCCTGTTTCACGCTCCTCGCGCCATGGCAGCTCGGGAAGAACTCCGACACCGAACACCGCAACGACCTGATCCGTGCCGCGACCTCGCTGGAGACCGTCCCGCTGGCCGAGATCGCCCCGACGTCGACGCTCGATCCGTCCACGGAGTGGCGCGAGGTCGAGGTGACGGGCCGCTATCTCGAGGACCGGCAGGCCCTGGTGCGGTTGCGCAACATCCAGGAACGCCCGGCCGTGGTGGTGCTCACCCCGTTCGCGGTGAACGGTTCGGATCGTGTGATCCTGATCAACCGCGGCTTCGTCCGCCCGGTGGAGGGCGGTGTCCCCGACGTCCCGTCACCACCCGCCGGTGAGCAGACCATCGAGGGCCGGATCCGCGCCGCGGAGGGCGTCAGCGCCGACCGCGGCTTCCGCGCCGACAACGGCGTGCTGACGGTGCCGTCGATCAACCCCGGTGTGGTGGCGACGGCGACGTCGACGCCGATGGACGACTTCTACCTCCAGCTGTCCCCGGACCAGCCGGGTGCCCTGGGCGAGATCCCGCTCCCCCAGCTCGACACCGGCCCGTACCTGTCGTACGGCCTGCAGTGGCTCGCGTTCGGGGTCATGGCACCCCTCGGTGTCCTGTACTTCCTGATCTCCGAGATCCGTACTCGCCGGCGCGCCTCCGCCGCAAAGGTCGCGGCCGCGGCGGAGGACTCCGCCGGGACCGGTGGCGCCGTCGTCGCCGAGTCCACGCCGGCCGCGGAGGCGAGTGCCTCTGCTTCCCGCGCCGAACGCCGCCGGCAGATGCGTGAGGAACTGCGCGCCGCAAGCGGCACCACGGTGGTCCACAATGTCGGACGCATCGGCCACGGGCCGGTCGCCGAGGACACCGTCGGCGACGTCCGCGACGCGACGCCGGATCCCCGGAGTCAGGACGGCGAGGTGCGGGACAAGCTCAGCCGGCGCTACGGCGGCTGACCGCGACCCGGATCAGACAACCCGCCACGCCTGCGGCCAGCGTCGCACGCTGAACCCTCCGCGAGAGCTCGACGGCGGCTCGTAGGTCGGCGGGCCGCGGCGCCGGCCCCCGGCCCAGCGTCGGCCGTTGTTCGACGCCGTGCGGGTACACGGTCCGGCCCCCGAGCTGTACCCCGAGGGCACCGGCGAACGCAGCTTCGACGACCCCCGCGTTGGGGCTCGGATGTGCGTGGCTGTCGCGACGCCAGGCCTCGGCGGCGCATCGGGGTGCTCCGGAGACACCGACGATCAACGCGCCCGCGAGTCGTGCGGGCAGGATGTTGACGACGTCGTCGAGTCGCGCGGCCGCCCAGCCGAAGTCGCGATAACGCTCGTTGCGGTACCCGACCATGGCGTCGAGGGTGTTGATCGCGCGGTAGCCGAGGATTCCGGGGACACCGGCGACCGCACCCCAGAACAGCGGTCCGACGGTCGCGTCAGAGGTGTTCTCGGCGATCGACTCCAGCGCCGCCCGACAGATCCCGGCCTCGTCGAGCGACCCGGGATCGCGACCGCAGAGGCTCGGGATCAGGGCTCGTGCGGCGTCGATGTCGTCGGATTCGAGCGCGTCGGCGACCGCGTCGCCCACCCGGCACAGCGTGGTCCCGCCGAGCGCGATCCACGTCGACGCCGCGGTCAGCGCCACCGTCGCCGGCGCCCGACGCCCCGCCGATACGACAAGTCCCGCTCCCACCACACCGCCGGCGGCCACCGCGACCAGACCGGCGCCCGCCGCGCGCGAGTCGCGGTACATGCGGCGTTCGAGTGCGGACGTCAGGCGGCCGAAACCGGCGACCGGATGCCCCCGGGACGGGTCACCCAGCGCCTCGTCGAGGAGGAAGCCCGCGACGAGTCCGGCCGCGGTCGACAGGGCCCGTCGGGTGGGCCGGTTTCGCTGTTCACGGGTCAGGGGCACCGCGCGATGGTATCGACTCCCCTCGTGGAAGACTCGACCCCGTGGCCAGGTCATCCGCGGAACCGTCGCCCGGGCGGCACGTCATCGACACCGGCGTCGCCGAACTCGCGCGCGACACCATCGCCGGCGGGTGGTTGCTGACCGTCAACGGGGCCCACAGTTCGCACATCGACCCCGACGACCCGACCGTGCTCGACTTCGAGTACCTGCGCCAGATGGCCGCCGTCATCGCCGAACGCCATCCCGCGTCGGATCGACTGCGGGTTCTCCACCTGGGCGGCGCCGCCTGCGCGCTCGCCCGCTACCTCGACCACCGGTACCCCGATGCGCGTCAGGTGGCCGTCGAGGTCGACGGCGAACTCGCCCGACTCGTGCGCGAGTGGTTCGACCTCCCCCGCGCCCCCAGGCTGCGGATCCGGGTCGGCGACGCGCGGGAGGTGGTGACATCGCTGCAGCCGGGCACGCGCGAGGTGATCGTGCGCGACGCCTTCGCCGGGGACCGCACGCCGGCCCATCTGACGACCCGCGAGTTCACCGCCGCCGTCCGCGACGTACTCGTACCGGGCGGACTGTATCTCGCCAACTGCGGCGACAGTCGAGATCTGGCGGGAGCTCGCGCCGAAGCCGCGACCGTCGCGTCGGTCTTCGAGCACCTCCTGCTCATCGCCGACGCCGCGATGTTCAAGGGTCGTCGCACCGGCAACATCGTCATCGTCGGCAGCGACGCCCCGCTCGACGCGTCGGCGACCCTGGTCCGCACCCTGCTGAGCGATCCGCTACCCGCGCAGATCCTCTCGGGTGCCAAGGCCCGCGACTTCGCGCGCGGTCCGGGACTGGCGGACGCCGACGTCGTGCCGGACCGGTCGTGACCGTCGCCGCGCCGGTCGATGTACGAACGTGCTCGACACTCGTTAGGGTGGTTTCGACCGCCGGCTGAGGATCTGACGATCGAGGAACCGAGGATGACGTGACCGATCCATCGTCGAGAGCGGGCACCACCCTGGGCCCGTATCGCATCGACAGACTGCTGGGTCGCGGCGGCATGGGCGAGGTGTACGAGGCCTACGACACCGTCCGGGAACGTCGAGTCGCCCTGAAGGTTCTCCCGCCACATCTGGTCCACGACAACGATTTCCGCGAACGATTCGAACGCGAGTCGAAGACGGCGGCCAAACTCTCCGATCCGCACGTCATCCCGATCCACGACTGGGGTGAGAAGGACGGCGTCCTGTTCATCGACATGCGCCTCGTCGACGGCCAGGACCTGCGTAAGCTCCTCAACTCCGGTCCGCTGGCACCCGACCGGGCGGTTCGCATCCTGGGCCAGGTCGCGGCGGCACTCGACGCGGCGCACCGCGACGGTCTGGTCCACCGCGACATCAAACCGGACAACATCCTCGTCGACGCCGACGACTTCGCCTACCTCGTGGACTTCGGCATCGCGCAGGGCACCACCGACAGCCGTCTGACGCAGGTCGGGACCGCGCTCGGCACGCTGGCCTACATGGCACCGGAACGGTTCGGCGACGAGCCGGCCGGCCCGGGATCGGACAACTACGCCCTCGCCTGCGTTCTCTACGAGAGCGTCACCGGCCGGACCCCGTTCCCGGCGAAGACCGATCAGGGTCTGATGACCGCGCACATCACCAAACCGCCACCGCAGACGGGCGGACCGCTCGACCCGGTGATCACGCGCGGCCTCGCCAAGGACCCGGCACAGCGCTATCCCAGCGCGCGCGAACTCATCCGCGCGGCCGCCGACGCCGTGTCGGGCAACGCCGCGGCGGCGGGCCGTTCGCAGCCACCGCCGGCCGCGCAGGCGCCGCCCACCGTCGTACCCCAGCCGCTCCCACCGTCGAGCATGACCCCGCCCACCTATGCGCCGCGACCGCCCCAGCAGCCGGCGGCACATCCGACCCCCGGCGGCTCCACGGCCTCGGACCCGACGATGGTTCGCGGCCTGAGTTCGGGTCCGACCGTCCCCGGCCCGCAACATTCCCCCGGCCCGGGTGGTGGATACGGCTCTCCCCCAGGTCATTCCGGGCCCCAGTCGCATTCGGGTCCCCAGTCCTATTCAGGGCCACAGTCGTACTCAGGTCCGCAGTCCTATTCGGGTCCCCAGTCGTACTCAGGTCCCCAGGCGTATTCAGGGCCACAGTCGTATTCGGGTCCCCAGTCGTACTCAGGGCCCAACCAGTGGGGTACCCCGACCCCGCCACCCCGGAAGTCGAAGACGGGACGCAACATCGGGATCGCCATCGGCGCCGGCGTCGCGGTGATCGCCCTTGCGGTCACCGGCATCGTCGTCGCGCTGTCGGGCGGTGGAGACGATCCGCCGGAACCCGGCACCTCGTCGCAGGCGATGCCCGCGGGCACGGTCGCCTGTGACTACCCGGCGCGCACGGTGGTCGGCGGCATCACCCAGCCGCCGCCGGCGTCGACCCAGCCGAACACCGGCACCGTGGACGCGCAGATCCCGATCGCCGCGCAGGGCACCATCACCATGACGCTCAACCGGGCCGAGGCGCCGTGCAACGTCGCCGCCATGGTCTCGCTGATCAAGTCCGGGTTCTACGACGGCAGCAAATGCCACCGTGCGTCGGCGAAATATCTGATCTGCGGGTCGTCGGGCGGCAAGGAGGGCACCAACCCCGGATGGACCAGCCCCGATGAACTGCCCGAGAACCTACCGTCGGCCGGCACCGACACCAACGGGATTCCGCAGGTCACCTACCCGCGCGGTACCGTCGGCATCCTCGATCTCCCCGACGACGAGGGTGCCACCGGCTCGACGACGTTCTTCATGCTCGCCGACGACACCGATCTGCCGCTCACGTACTCGGTCGTCGGCACCATGGACCCCGCCGGACTCGCCGTGCTGGACAAGGTCGTCGCGGGCGGGTTCACCCCCGCCAAGCCCGGTGCGCAGTCGGGACCGCCGAACCAGAACCTACTCATCCAGAAGGCGACGGTCGGCGGGTAGCGCCGCGCCAGAGTGCGTTGTCAGTGCCGCTTTCCGGCAGCCATACCGCACTCCCCCTCCGCTCCCTGAGGTGCGAGCGAAGCGAGCCTCGAAGGGTCAGATCACGTAGTTCATCCGCGTGAGGATCGCCTGTCCCAGCGTCTGATCGCCCTCGATCTCCACTTCGTTCGGGTCGGCGTCGCGACGTCCGCCGGCGCACCGCGCCAGGTTCGCCGCATCGATCCGCAGCCGCACATCGGCCGAGGCGTCCCCTCCCTCGAACTCCTCGACGAGCGACGCACGGTCGCCGACGTCGATCCGGACGGTCCGGGGCGACAGGCCGGTGATGTCGAAGAGCACCTTGCTCCCCTTGGGGGCGTCGGCCCGCTTGCCGACGACGAACGGCAGCGACGCCCCGATCTCGTCGAGCGCCCACGACGCCGGGACGGGATCGGCGACCGCCGAACCATCGGCGCTGTCGCGCAGGTCGATCTCGTGAACCCAGCAGTCGAAGATGCGGATGCGCATGAAGCGTCCGTAGGTGTCTGCGCCGGCCGGGGTCATCGACGGAGCCTCGAACTGCTCCTGCGTCATGGCCTTCAGCGCAGCGGTGCGGACCGCGACGATCTCTTCGAGCGCGGCGAGAACCTCGGCGCGCGGCTTCGGGCGATAGTGGTCGACCCACTTCTCGTTCAGTTCGCCGATCGGGTTCCGCACGTGGTCGAGAGCGCTCACGGTGCGGGTGGCCTCCACGTCGCGGCCGTCGAGCATGCTCTCGGTGCCGATGATGTGCGCGACGACGTCGGCGTTGGTCCATCCGGGCAGCACCGACGGCCCCGACCACTGTTCGTCGGTGAGTCCGGCCGCGACGTCGGCGATCGCGCTCCACTGGGCGATCAGGCCTTCGGTGACCTCGGCGAGCGGCAGGATGGTCGTGGGCATGTCGAACTCCTTGCGATCGTGCGCCCGGCGAGATCCGGACCGGCACCAACCTTAGCGGGGCAGACCCTCCGTCGAGCTCGACTGACAATCCGCGCCTCGCCGCCACTCCAACGAACAAGGACAGAACCTGTCCGCCTATTGAGGCAACATGAGTGCATGTTGGAAACCTCGGCCCGGCTGCTCGCCCTGCTGTCGCTGCTGCAGACGCGGCGGGAATGGTCGGGCAGAGAACTGGCCGAGCGCCTCGACATCACGACCCGCACGGTGCGTCGTGACATCGACAAGCTCCGCGAGCTCGGCTATCCCGTCGACGCGAATGTCGGTGCGCGCGGCGGGTATCGGCTCGGGGCCGGCGCCGAGATGCCGCCGCTGCTGCTCGACGATCAGGAAGTGCTCGCCGTCGCGCTGGGGCTCGACGCGGTGACGACGGGCGCGGTCGCCGACATGGCCGAGGCCTCGGCCGGTGCGCTCGCGAAACTGCGTCAGGTCATGCCGTCGCGGCTCCAGCACCGGCTCGACGCGCTCAGGATCGAGGCCATCCCCCGGGAGGCACCGGCGAGCGCAGTCCCGGCCGAACGCCTCACCGAGATCGCCACGGCCTGCCATCGCCACGAGCGTCTGCGCTTCGACTACCGGCGCAATGACGGCGAGGAGAGCCGCCGCGAGGTCGAACCGTACCGCCTGGTCCGCAACGGGAACCGCTGGTACCTGGTCGGTTTCGACCTCGCCCGCGCCGACTGGCGTTCGTTCCGCGTCGACCGCATGGAACCGAAGATCCCGACCGGTCCGCGATTCACCCAGCGTGAGCCTCCCGAGGGCGGCGCGGCGGCCTTCGTCGCCCGCGGCCTCGGCGCACTGCAGAAGCGGGCGACCGCGCGGGTTCGCATCCACCTGCCGCTCGACGAGGTCGCGGCGATGATCCACCAGTCCTGGGGCACGCTGGAATCCGGTGACGAGCACACCTGCGAAGTGACCGTCTACAGCACGTCGATGACGTCGATCGCGCGCTGGATGCACGCCTTCGGGGCCGACTTCACCGTCCTCGAACCCGACGAACTCCGC harbors:
- a CDS encoding zinc-binding metallopeptidase family protein produces the protein MRDFICLNCGQRLSFENSLCLNCKSALGFWIESRSIHVLDDKGRAEVDGVLLERCANTKVAQCNWLVKWAGNPELCRSCRLTRTRPGDDDPDALVAFGQAETAKRRLVLELVELGLPIENRDDNPETGLAFDLLSSAQQNVITGHANGVITLDLAEGDDVHREQMRVELDEPYRTVLGHFRHEIGHYYQLVLITDARREGFEELFGNPDDDYQAALDRHYNEGAPEGWRKNYVSSYATMHPAEDFAETFAHYLHIRDTLDTAAAFAMAPSGTTLDSVPPGDVGFDRIIGEWLPLTWALNQINRSMGHPDLYPFVLPAPVLDKIRFVHNLVAPVG
- a CDS encoding SURF1 family protein; this translates as MHVLRTILRPGWIALGVVVAAFAVACFTLLAPWQLGKNSDTEHRNDLIRAATSLETVPLAEIAPTSTLDPSTEWREVEVTGRYLEDRQALVRLRNIQERPAVVVLTPFAVNGSDRVILINRGFVRPVEGGVPDVPSPPAGEQTIEGRIRAAEGVSADRGFRADNGVLTVPSINPGVVATATSTPMDDFYLQLSPDQPGALGEIPLPQLDTGPYLSYGLQWLAFGVMAPLGVLYFLISEIRTRRRASAAKVAAAAEDSAGTGGAVVAESTPAAEASASASRAERRRQMREELRAASGTTVVHNVGRIGHGPVAEDTVGDVRDATPDPRSQDGEVRDKLSRRYGG
- a CDS encoding cobalamin biosynthesis protein — its product is MPLTREQRNRPTRRALSTAAGLVAGFLLDEALGDPSRGHPVAGFGRLTSALERRMYRDSRAAGAGLVAVAAGGVVGAGLVVSAGRRAPATVALTAASTWIALGGTTLCRVGDAVADALESDDIDAARALIPSLCGRDPGSLDEAGICRAALESIAENTSDATVGPLFWGAVAGVPGILGYRAINTLDAMVGYRNERYRDFGWAAARLDDVVNILPARLAGALIVGVSGAPRCAAEAWRRDSHAHPSPNAGVVEAAFAGALGVQLGGRTVYPHGVEQRPTLGRGPAPRPADLRAAVELSRRVQRATLAAGVAGCLIRVAVSRRSAG
- a CDS encoding spermidine synthase; translation: MARSSAEPSPGRHVIDTGVAELARDTIAGGWLLTVNGAHSSHIDPDDPTVLDFEYLRQMAAVIAERHPASDRLRVLHLGGAACALARYLDHRYPDARQVAVEVDGELARLVREWFDLPRAPRLRIRVGDAREVVTSLQPGTREVIVRDAFAGDRTPAHLTTREFTAAVRDVLVPGGLYLANCGDSRDLAGARAEAATVASVFEHLLLIADAAMFKGRRTGNIVIVGSDAPLDASATLVRTLLSDPLPAQILSGAKARDFARGPGLADADVVPDRS
- a CDS encoding protein kinase domain-containing protein, coding for MTDPSSRAGTTLGPYRIDRLLGRGGMGEVYEAYDTVRERRVALKVLPPHLVHDNDFRERFERESKTAAKLSDPHVIPIHDWGEKDGVLFIDMRLVDGQDLRKLLNSGPLAPDRAVRILGQVAAALDAAHRDGLVHRDIKPDNILVDADDFAYLVDFGIAQGTTDSRLTQVGTALGTLAYMAPERFGDEPAGPGSDNYALACVLYESVTGRTPFPAKTDQGLMTAHITKPPPQTGGPLDPVITRGLAKDPAQRYPSARELIRAAADAVSGNAAAAGRSQPPPAAQAPPTVVPQPLPPSSMTPPTYAPRPPQQPAAHPTPGGSTASDPTMVRGLSSGPTVPGPQHSPGPGGGYGSPPGHSGPQSHSGPQSYSGPQSYSGPQSYSGPQSYSGPQAYSGPQSYSGPQSYSGPNQWGTPTPPPRKSKTGRNIGIAIGAGVAVIALAVTGIVVALSGGGDDPPEPGTSSQAMPAGTVACDYPARTVVGGITQPPPASTQPNTGTVDAQIPIAAQGTITMTLNRAEAPCNVAAMVSLIKSGFYDGSKCHRASAKYLICGSSGGKEGTNPGWTSPDELPENLPSAGTDTNGIPQVTYPRGTVGILDLPDDEGATGSTTFFMLADDTDLPLTYSVVGTMDPAGLAVLDKVVAGGFTPAKPGAQSGPPNQNLLIQKATVGG
- a CDS encoding maleylpyruvate isomerase family mycothiol-dependent enzyme, translated to MPTTILPLAEVTEGLIAQWSAIADVAAGLTDEQWSGPSVLPGWTNADVVAHIIGTESMLDGRDVEATRTVSALDHVRNPIGELNEKWVDHYRPKPRAEVLAALEEIVAVRTAALKAMTQEQFEAPSMTPAGADTYGRFMRIRIFDCWVHEIDLRDSADGSAVADPVPASWALDEIGASLPFVVGKRADAPKGSKVLFDITGLSPRTVRIDVGDRASLVEEFEGGDASADVRLRIDAANLARCAGGRRDADPNEVEIEGDQTLGQAILTRMNYVI
- a CDS encoding helix-turn-helix transcriptional regulator is translated as MLETSARLLALLSLLQTRREWSGRELAERLDITTRTVRRDIDKLRELGYPVDANVGARGGYRLGAGAEMPPLLLDDQEVLAVALGLDAVTTGAVADMAEASAGALAKLRQVMPSRLQHRLDALRIEAIPREAPASAVPAERLTEIATACHRHERLRFDYRRNDGEESRREVEPYRLVRNGNRWYLVGFDLARADWRSFRVDRMEPKIPTGPRFTQREPPEGGAAAFVARGLGALQKRATARVRIHLPLDEVAAMIHQSWGTLESGDEHTCEVTVYSTSMTSIARWMHAFGADFTVLEPDELRVELAAVADYHDQVAERYRRAMTGPS